TATTTTGATGCGCTCATAAAAGGTTTTGGGGGAAATATAAACGCAAAATTAAAAGACGATCAAATAACTGCCGAGCTAAAAGATATAAAGCTTGATGAAGTCCTAAAAGTAGCTATGTTACCAAATGTTGCAAATGGATTAATGCAAGGCGCAATAAACATAAAAGATATCAGCTCGCCTAGCCTAATTAGCGGTATAGCAAGCTTAAGAATTTCAAAAGCAAAAATCCAAAAAGACTCTGTAAATAAACTCTTAAATATAGGCATTAACAAAGATATACCTTTTAATAGCGATATCAAAATAAGCGTAGATAAAGGCTTATTAAATCTTGATTCTATTATAACTTCGCAGATTTTAAATTTAAATAAGTTAAATGGAAAATACAATCTGGCTCAAAAAAGTGGAGATTTTGATTTTATACTTGACATAAATGATCTTAGCAAGCTTACAAATCAAAATTTAAAAGGAACAATCTTACTAAATGGTGCTGCAAATATAAGATCAAACGCCTTAAAAATACTAAATTTAAATGGAAATTTACTTGGCGGAAAAATTGATATAGCACTAAATAATCAAAACTTAAAAGCAAATTTAAATAGTATTTCATTGAACGATTTGTTTGTTATAGCAGGACAAAAGCCACTAGCAAATGGTATTTTAAATGCGGATCTAAATTTTGATAGCATAGATATCAAAAACTTAAACGCAAAAGGTATTTTAAATATAAAAAACGGAAGTTTAAACTCAAAAAATATTAGTCAAATTTTAAAGAAAAATATCCCTGAAGACGTCAAATTTGAATTAAACATAAAACCGACTATAACAAATTCTATTGTGTATTTTTCATCTAATCTAAACTCAAATTTGATGGATATAACTAAATTTAACGGCAGCTTTGACATAAACAAGATGCTCTTAGATGCAGTTTATAACGCAAAAATAGATGACTTATCTAAACTAGAGTTTTTAAGCGGCAAAAAATTAATAGGAGCCACAAATTTAGACGGCAAAATAAAATATGATAAAAATCTCTACGCCACGCTAAAATCAAAACTGCTAAATAGTGAGCTAAGCTCTAAACTAGAAGATAATAAGCTAAATTTAAATATGAATAATTTTGATATAAGCGAGCTTTTAGCAATGCTTGATTATGAAAAATTCTATAGTGGAAAAGGAAACTTAAACGCTAACTATGACATAGAATCAGCAAAAGGAAATTTCAAAATAGACATACTAGAAGGAAGCCTTACAAAAAGCGGACTTACAGAAGCTATAAGCGTAGCTTTAGATAGAGATATAACAAAAGAAGTATATAAAAATGGCTATATAAAAGGCGATATAAACAGAGATTTACTAACCTTAAAAGCAGAGATTAGCTCACCAAAATCAGACATAAACATAACAAAAGGAACACTAAATTTGGCTAATTCAAAGATATTTATACCAGTTGATTTAAATATAGAAAAAACAGACCTTAGAGTAGAAGTCTCAGGAACAACGCAAAAACCAAGATATGCGTTTGATTCAAATTATATAAACCTAAAAATAGAAAAAACCTTAAACAAAGTATTTAAAACAGATGAAAACGCAACTAAACAAAACAACGCAAAAGAGCTGATAAAAGGACTAAAAAATCTTTTTTAACTCTTCAAAATGCCCCAAAAACCAAAGCACCGCAAACTGCAAATTTGGTGCTTTAACCTTACTTTCGTCATATATGAATTTGGTGATTTCTTCTCTTTTTATAAATTCTATTTCTATCCTCTCGTCATCGACTCCGCCACCTGCGGTTTTTTTCATACTTTCATCTATAAAAGTACAAAATAGCGTTTGGCGATTTGCACCAAATCCAAGTGCAGTATAACTGCTAGTTATCTTTTTTACCTTACCAACCTCATATCCAGTCTCTTCAAGTATCTCTTCAAGTATGGTCTGTTCAGGACTTAAGCCCTTATCCATGATACCAGCACAAAGCTCGTAAGTCACTCCTAGCTCATCTGAATTTATAGAATGCCTAGTTTGGTAATACCAAAGCGATGGACGAAACTGCTTGACAAGCAAAAATGCGTCGAACTCCTTGTGATACATTATGCAAGAAACACTATCGTGAGCCTCTACGCAGTCCCAGCGTTTGTTTTTCCCATCTTGAGTATATAAAATACTAAATGGTTTTACGAATTTTGATTTTTCAAGAGGAACGATCTCTAAATTTTTTATAATAGTATCCATTTTGCAAGTCCTAAAAAGCTAAAAAATCCAACCGCATCAGTTACTGTAGTCAGTAAAACAGAGCTTCCAACAGCTGGATCTATGCTAAATTTTTTAAGTATCAAGGGTATGAGCGTCCCAAAAAATCCCGCACAAAATAAATTTATAACCATAGAAATAGCTATCACAACACCAAGTAAGCTAACGCCAAACCATATATAAGCTATGATCCCCATCAAAGTAGCAAAAATCAGCCCATTTATAAAAGCTATACTGACTTCTTTAAAGATTACGCGTTTTGCGTCGCTAAAATCTATCTCATGAGTAGCAAGCTTACGAACGGTAACAGCAAGTGCTTGAGTTCCGGTATTTCCACCCATACTAGCAACAATAGGCATAAGTATAGCAAGAGCTACGTAAGCTTCTATAGTCTTATCAAAAAACCCTATGATAGAAGCGCTGATAAGTGCGGTGATTAAATTTATAAAAAGCCACACTGCTCTAGCACGCCCTGCTTTAAAAAGCGTATCTTCTTCTTCTGCTTCATCATTGACACCGGCTAAGTTATATATCTGCTCAGTAGCGCTCTCTTCTAAGAAGTCGTGTATATCATCAGTAGTGATACGTCCTAATAAAACTCCAGCTTTATTTACGACTGCTATGGCACTTAAGTCAAAATCTTTTACCATAGTTGCAACTTCGCTTATATCATCTGTATCTGTTGCGGCGTGAGGTTTGTATTTTTCTACTCCGCCATCTTTTACTATATTTTCTAAATTTAGATCAAAATCATATACTATTAAATCTTCAAGCGGTATAGCGTAGCAAAGAATTCCATTTTTATCTACTACAAAAAGCTGAAATATATTTTCGATTTCTCCTAGTTTTTTCATAACTCTAAAACGAGATATAACCGAACTTAGTTTTTCATCTAATTTAGCTGAGAAAAGCTCAGTTTGCATATATGCACCGGCTTCATTTTCTGCGTAATTTATAAGCTTGCTGATCTCTTTTTGACTATCTAGTTCAAGAGAACGAAAAAGCTCTTTTGCCTTATCTTCGTCTATATCTTCGATATACTGAAGCAAGTCAGTCGCGTCATCACTCTCAAGCTCTTCGATAGCTTTTGCTATTTTATCATTTGGGACATTTTCTATCAAGTCTTTTAGCATGTGATCAGGCATCTCTATAGCCACTTCACCAAGACTTTGAGAATCTAGTTTTTCTAGATAGTTTGCATACTCATTCTCATCATGTCTTTTTAAGACCTTAAGGTGTTCAGCAAGATCAGCAGGACTTAAATCATTTAGTCCGGTGCCATCTTCAAAATGCTTTTCTAACTGTTCTTTTATCTCGTCTAATTCTTTAGTCATTTGATACCTTAAAATGCGATTACGTTTTCAAAATCCTCTTCTTT
The sequence above is a segment of the Campylobacter hyointestinalis subsp. lawsonii genome. Coding sequences within it:
- a CDS encoding NUDIX domain-containing protein, with translation MDTIIKNLEIVPLEKSKFVKPFSILYTQDGKNKRWDCVEAHDSVSCIMYHKEFDAFLLVKQFRPSLWYYQTRHSINSDELGVTYELCAGIMDKGLSPEQTILEEILEETGYEVGKVKKITSSYTALGFGANRQTLFCTFIDESMKKTAGGGVDDERIEIEFIKREEITKFIYDESKVKAPNLQFAVLWFLGHFEELKKIF
- the mgtE gene encoding magnesium transporter → MTKELDEIKEQLEKHFEDGTGLNDLSPADLAEHLKVLKRHDENEYANYLEKLDSQSLGEVAIEMPDHMLKDLIENVPNDKIAKAIEELESDDATDLLQYIEDIDEDKAKELFRSLELDSQKEISKLINYAENEAGAYMQTELFSAKLDEKLSSVISRFRVMKKLGEIENIFQLFVVDKNGILCYAIPLEDLIVYDFDLNLENIVKDGGVEKYKPHAATDTDDISEVATMVKDFDLSAIAVVNKAGVLLGRITTDDIHDFLEESATEQIYNLAGVNDEAEEEDTLFKAGRARAVWLFINLITALISASIIGFFDKTIEAYVALAILMPIVASMGGNTGTQALAVTVRKLATHEIDFSDAKRVIFKEVSIAFINGLIFATLMGIIAYIWFGVSLLGVVIAISMVINLFCAGFFGTLIPLILKKFSIDPAVGSSVLLTTVTDAVGFFSFLGLAKWILL